One window of the Deltaproteobacteria bacterium genome contains the following:
- a CDS encoding HD domain-containing protein: protein MEPKVPTREEALAILHQYNESDSLRKHAYAVEGVMRFIAKKRGEDEEKWGIIGLIHDLDYEKFPDQHCRKTREILAEHHWPEEYIRAAVSHGWGICSDEVPQTDLEKVLYAIDELTGLVVTTALVRPSKSVLDVTVKSVKNKWKDKRFAAGVDRAVIEKGAERLGVGVEELIEDTIKGMQGVAEAIGLKGNQT, encoded by the coding sequence ATGGAACCAAAGGTACCCACCCGCGAAGAGGCCTTGGCCATCTTGCACCAGTATAACGAGAGCGATAGCTTGCGCAAACACGCTTACGCCGTCGAAGGAGTGATGCGCTTTATAGCCAAAAAGCGGGGTGAGGATGAAGAAAAGTGGGGCATAATCGGCCTTATTCATGATCTCGATTATGAAAAGTTTCCCGATCAGCACTGCAGGAAAACGAGAGAAATTCTCGCCGAACACCATTGGCCAGAGGAATATATTCGGGCCGCCGTTTCTCATGGATGGGGGATATGCTCAGACGAGGTGCCCCAAACGGACCTGGAAAAAGTTCTGTATGCCATTGATGAGCTCACGGGACTCGTGGTGACGACCGCTTTGGTTCGACCTTCCAAGAGCGTTTTGGATGTAACCGTGAAGTCGGTAAAGAATAAATGGAAAGACAAGAGATTCGCCGCCGGCGTGGATAGGGCGGTCATCGAAAAGGGTGCTGAGAGATTGGGAGTTGGCGTAGAGGAACTGATAGAAGATACGATCAAAGGAATGCAAGGGGTGGCGGAAGCCATAGGCTTAAAAGGAAATCAAACCTAA
- a CDS encoding FAD-dependent oxidoreductase produces the protein MDINILTSLNDNIRIDRDKCTACGRCVEVCVLDNLRLQLSPCRQACPIGMNCQGYIHHLAKREMEKGLERVRETVPFAGILGRICSRPCEAVCNRIKVDQQPVAIRDLKRYLSDQDGEPRTPPISSERSQKVAIVGSGPAGLTAAFYLRAWGFRVTLYDKESAPGGLMRWAIPEFRLPQKVLDRELTFLEGMGVEFVGNRTLGQDLELEKVEQEYDAVLLALGAYGQTRLEIPGEDAQGILPVLQFMKKVRQKKPPQLGARVVVIGGGNAAVDTAQTALRLGAKKVHLVSLEKMEEIPAFSWSIAEAEEEGVNIQNGWGPQRFRLEGEKVAGVSFKKCVAMCDSRGIFCPSYDEKTTMDLPADTVILAIGQKTELELVEPSWHGPSGMRCHPITLQTPNSKVFSAGDFIQGPKTIVEAMAHGKEAAISIQRLLQGEDLHYGRGNVTPYELQFEPDLSRAQTRSRVAMPTLPGSQRKGFQEVAKGYSQEAAIAEAERCLNCGVPFGLRTCWFCLPCEIECPEKALYVEIPYLLR, from the coding sequence ATGGATATCAATATACTCACCAGCTTGAATGACAATATCCGTATTGATCGTGATAAATGCACGGCCTGTGGGCGGTGTGTAGAAGTTTGTGTATTAGACAATCTGCGCCTGCAACTTTCTCCTTGCCGCCAGGCTTGCCCGATCGGAATGAACTGTCAGGGATACATTCATCACCTGGCGAAGAGGGAGATGGAGAAAGGTCTGGAAAGGGTTCGGGAAACGGTTCCTTTTGCAGGAATCCTGGGCAGGATCTGCTCGAGGCCCTGTGAAGCGGTATGTAACCGGATCAAAGTGGATCAACAGCCTGTGGCCATCCGTGATTTAAAGCGGTATCTCTCGGACCAGGACGGGGAGCCCCGGACCCCGCCAATCTCTTCGGAACGGTCTCAAAAAGTAGCCATCGTAGGATCGGGTCCCGCTGGCCTGACCGCAGCTTTCTACCTCCGGGCGTGGGGTTTCCGGGTAACCCTGTACGATAAAGAATCTGCCCCCGGGGGTTTGATGCGCTGGGCCATACCGGAATTCCGCCTTCCTCAGAAAGTTTTAGATAGAGAGCTTACTTTCCTTGAGGGCATGGGCGTGGAATTCGTAGGGAACCGAACTTTGGGTCAAGACCTGGAACTGGAAAAAGTAGAGCAAGAGTATGACGCCGTTCTTCTGGCCCTTGGAGCCTATGGTCAAACCCGCCTGGAAATTCCCGGAGAGGACGCCCAGGGAATTCTTCCGGTTTTGCAATTCATGAAGAAGGTGCGGCAGAAGAAACCTCCCCAGTTGGGTGCCAGGGTTGTGGTTATTGGAGGGGGCAATGCTGCGGTAGATACCGCCCAGACGGCTTTACGTCTGGGAGCAAAAAAAGTACATTTAGTGAGCCTGGAGAAAATGGAGGAGATACCAGCTTTTTCCTGGAGTATTGCCGAAGCGGAAGAAGAGGGGGTCAATATTCAGAATGGGTGGGGCCCGCAGAGGTTTCGGCTGGAGGGGGAAAAAGTAGCCGGCGTCAGCTTCAAAAAATGCGTGGCCATGTGTGACTCTCGGGGAATTTTTTGTCCCAGCTACGACGAAAAGACCACCATGGATTTACCTGCCGATACGGTCATTCTGGCCATCGGACAGAAGACCGAGTTGGAGTTGGTAGAACCTTCCTGGCATGGGCCATCGGGCATGCGCTGCCATCCCATTACCTTGCAAACGCCGAATTCTAAAGTGTTCTCAGCGGGTGACTTTATCCAGGGCCCCAAAACCATTGTAGAAGCCATGGCTCACGGGAAAGAGGCAGCTATATCCATTCAGCGCCTCCTGCAAGGCGAGGATTTACATTATGGCCGGGGAAATGTAACCCCTTATGAGTTGCAGTTTGAACCCGACCTTTCCCGGGCCCAAACTCGGTCGCGGGTAGCCATGCCAACCCTGCCGGGATCTCAAAGGAAGGGATTTCAGGAAGTGGCCAAAGGATATTCCCAAGAAGCGGCGATTGCGGAAGCGGAGCGCTGTTTGAATTGCGGCGTACCGTTCGGGCTGCGCACCTGCTGGTTCTGCCTGCCCTGCGAGATCGAATGTCCGGAAAAAGCCCTTTACGTGGAGATTCCCTACCTCCTGAGGTAG
- a CDS encoding FAD-binding protein, with protein sequence MEFIESHVHADVLVIGGGSAGAMAAIRAKEVDPTQKVVIFEKGHILYSGCIARGMDALNIVAVPGKTTPELYVESNGIACEGIMDEPVNYRMAERSYSMMKKLESWGVFFPRDAEGNYELLQVHPKGKFCLSMKEPELKTILAKRLIGLGCQVFNRLMGLQLMVEEGRVVGAIGINIHTGELVVCHAGSVILSSGGTARFGLPNNGYLYGVYDFPGNTGDGYAMAFRAGAEVTGFEYTLNYYIIKDINAPLLYITLTRGAHLLTAMDVHLEDSHPSIKSMFTEHRKDVGPLRIRMKHLSEEKIREIEDILFTTERPVQQRFFEGRGVNFRTGDIELWPTEFYLCGGHGMTGIFVNEKAATTLPGLYAAGDVSLVARGHLSGAFVYGEIAAEEATEQARKHPPVKKSDPHGLGDLKKDLRKRSEQKDGGVSIEEFEYKVRRLIGDYVTPPKNAYKLNQALWWMNRFQQEIREKVHIRHIHDLFKVLEVENIILCAKLSATASLERKESRWGFWHYRSDFPQKDDENWQKHIMLKKGEAPEEIRIYHRPVAKIQ encoded by the coding sequence ATGGAATTCATAGAGTCCCATGTGCATGCGGACGTTCTGGTTATTGGTGGGGGGAGCGCGGGGGCGATGGCTGCGATCCGGGCCAAAGAAGTTGACCCCACACAGAAAGTCGTAATCTTCGAAAAAGGGCATATTCTTTATAGCGGCTGCATTGCCCGGGGAATGGATGCCCTGAACATTGTAGCCGTCCCGGGCAAGACCACACCTGAGCTTTACGTCGAGTCCAACGGGATCGCCTGTGAAGGCATCATGGATGAACCGGTCAATTACCGCATGGCCGAACGCAGCTACTCGATGATGAAAAAATTAGAAAGTTGGGGGGTTTTTTTCCCCAGGGATGCGGAGGGAAATTATGAGCTCCTCCAGGTCCATCCTAAAGGCAAATTCTGCTTGTCCATGAAGGAACCGGAGCTGAAGACCATCCTGGCCAAGCGCTTAATCGGATTGGGCTGCCAAGTCTTCAACCGGCTGATGGGGTTACAATTGATGGTCGAGGAGGGGCGGGTCGTTGGGGCCATTGGCATCAATATCCACACGGGCGAATTGGTCGTTTGCCATGCTGGATCGGTGATCCTTTCTTCAGGAGGAACAGCGCGTTTCGGGTTACCCAACAACGGTTACCTTTATGGGGTCTACGATTTCCCAGGCAACACGGGGGATGGATACGCCATGGCCTTTCGAGCCGGGGCGGAAGTCACGGGTTTTGAATACACTCTGAATTACTACATCATCAAGGATATCAATGCGCCGCTCCTTTACATCACCTTGACCCGCGGGGCGCATCTTCTCACCGCCATGGATGTTCACCTGGAAGACAGCCATCCCTCCATCAAGTCAATGTTTACCGAACACCGGAAGGATGTGGGGCCTCTGAGGATTCGCATGAAGCACCTATCTGAGGAGAAGATCCGGGAGATCGAGGACATCCTCTTTACAACGGAACGGCCGGTTCAGCAACGCTTCTTCGAAGGGCGGGGCGTCAATTTCCGCACCGGCGACATCGAACTCTGGCCCACCGAATTTTATCTTTGCGGAGGCCACGGCATGACGGGAATTTTTGTGAACGAAAAGGCCGCCACAACATTGCCCGGGTTATACGCCGCGGGAGATGTTTCCCTCGTCGCCCGGGGCCATCTGAGCGGAGCGTTTGTTTACGGCGAGATCGCCGCTGAAGAGGCGACCGAGCAGGCGCGCAAACATCCGCCGGTGAAAAAAAGTGACCCTCATGGCTTGGGAGACCTGAAAAAGGACTTGCGGAAACGGAGCGAACAAAAAGACGGTGGAGTTTCCATCGAAGAATTTGAGTATAAGGTGCGTCGGTTGATTGGGGATTACGTGACCCCTCCGAAAAACGCCTACAAATTGAACCAGGCGCTCTGGTGGATGAACCGCTTCCAGCAAGAGATCCGGGAAAAGGTCCACATTCGACACATCCATGATCTCTTCAAGGTTTTGGAAGTGGAGAATATCATCCTCTGCGCCAAACTTTCGGCCACTGCTTCCCTGGAGCGCAAGGAGAGCCGCTGGGGCTTCTGGCATTACCGGTCCGACTTTCCCCAAAAGGACGATGAAAACTGGCAGAAACACATCATGCTGAAGAAGGGCGAAGCCCCGGAAGAAATCCGTATCTACCATCGGCCTGTGGCCAAGATACAATAG